The Seriola aureovittata isolate HTS-2021-v1 ecotype China chromosome 8, ASM2101889v1, whole genome shotgun sequence genome contains the following window.
AAGTCATAGTTTCATTGTCAGATAAATGAGGAGAACCTCTGTCTGTAACAGTGAAAGTGATGTCATATTCTGGAACCTTCTCACGGTCTAACAGCTCTGACACCACTAATTCATAATAGTTATCAGAGGATTCTCTCAGTTTGAAAGGCATATTATCTGGAATATGAAGATCAACCACTCCATTGTCACCTGAGTCTTTGTCACTCACACTAACTACAGCTATCACTGTGTCTAATTCTATGTTTTCATTGACTGGACTCTGAAATGATTTAATAGATATTTCTGGATGGTTGTCGTTCATGTCTTCAACCAGAATCTTTATGGTACATTGTCCTGATAAACTATTGGCTCCATGGTCGGTGGCTATAACTTCCATATCATAAATCCTGAAATCCTCATAGTTTAACATTCCCTTGACAGTAATTTCACCAGTGGAAGGATTCAGATTAAATGtatcttgtgttttctctgacgTATATAAACTATATGAGTATTTTATGTCAGAATTTGATCCCTCATCTAAGTCAGTTGCATTAAGATGAATAACAAGACTTCCAATGGGAGaattttccattattttaaaattataaatcGTTTTCTTAAATACAGGAGCGTTGTCATTAGTGTCCAAAACACGAACTATAACACTGGCAGTACCAGAACGAGCAGGTGTGCCTCCATCTACAGCTGCGAGTATTAAATTATGAACAGCCTGCTGCTCGCGGTCTAAAGTCTTTGTTAAGATCAAATCAGCAAACTTTGATccatctcttcctgtctgcactTCAATATTAAAATGCTCACTTTCACTCAGATGGTAAGTTTTAACTGAATTGCTTCCAACATCAGGATCAACTGCATTACTCAGAGAGAATCGCTCTCCTTTTGGTGTCGCTTCAGATATGTCTAAATGTATTACGTCTCTACGAAACTGTGGGGCGTTGTCGTTCATATCCAGAATTTCTACTTCTATGTTAAAAATTCGTACTGGGTTGTCTAGTATTACCTCCAGCTTGAGATAGCATAACGCTGATGACTTCGTAGGGCAAAGATATTCTCTGTCAATCTTCTCAACAATATACAGTTCGCCAGTTTCTTTGTTCACATCCAGATATTTCTTATTTGCAATGATATCTAGACGCATCTTCCTCTGATTCAGCGTTTTAACGTCCAGGCTGAGATCAGTAGCAAGATTTGCTACAACTGAtccttctttcatttcctcGGGTATTGAATAATGAGTCACTGAGGTCGATATATCACGAACGAAACAACAAAGAACAACGTGGAGCAGCACGTACCTTTTGCGAAACTCCATTGTTACAAAGGACCGCATTGTTGTGTGCGTGTTTCCTGCAGTTCAGTCTTTATAATGTAGGCTTACATTAATATTGGATTTTGCTGTAACAGTCCTGATCCCAAAGATATTTACCATTTTAAAATCCGAAGGTTATTTCAGCGTTAAAAAGCACGATACCGTTTACGGAGCGGAGTTTCAGCACCAGGGAGCTGTTCGGTTGATTCACGAACGTTATATTGTCTGTGAGTGACCGTCGTGGCGTTCATGGAAAGGCATTTTACTAACAAACAGCGCCACCCTCCAGGGTTTCAACACCCTTTCAAGTATGTTCACAtgaggaaatgtaaaaagtCTTTCTtagtttcattttgatttcaaaTTGAATAACCAACTTAGGTATTTTCGAAGGTGATAATTAGATGCATTGTTgttcttcattaaaaaaaaagtggaaaatttATAACGATAGGAAAATTTATACCATACAACGGTGTGACATAACATTGATGAAGGGAaaatactacaaaaaaaaatgtgtatattgCATTCATACCTGCAGAGTGGAAGCTGCTGAGTCACTAGTGTCTGTCACTCCTGTGCCTCTTGGTATACTGGACACGATGTATCTGGAGCCCTTTGGCACAGGCTGTCTGACCACCAGCTTTCCTTTCCTGGTCTCTGCTAGAAACAGACTGTACCAGTAGGCATCGTTGGAGACCAGAGTGGAATCTGCGATGGTTGAGTTCCTCTCATTGATCACACTGTTcctgcagggaggagctgctTTGCTGGGTTTGGGTTTCTGGCATTTGAGCACGATGGTGACCAATATGGTGATGAGCAGGAGAAATGACACTGAGCCCAGACCGATCACCAAGTACAGGTTGAGGTCTGAGAAGATGTCATACTCTAGAGGCACCTCAGTCATGTCAGAGTAGGCCTTAAGAACAGTCTCCACTGTGGACAGCTTGATGGTGACTGTAGCAGAGAGAGCAGGCTCCCCGTTGTCCTTGGCAACAACAACCAGTCTCTGGTGGCGTGGATCTCTGTAACTGAACATCCTCATAGTCCGGATCTCTCCGTTGtattggtccagactgaacaAGGTGGCGTCAGTCACTTGTAAAAACTGGTAGGTAATTCGAGAGTTGTGCACCGAGTCAGTGTCTAAGGCTATCACCTTGGCAACCAGAGAGCCTCTATCTGTGGATCTGGGGATCTTTTCCTCCACCACAGAGCCGTGGGCTCGCCACGGAGAGACAATAACCGGAGCATTGTCGTTCTGGTCCACTATAATGATGTGAACGATCACGTTActgctgagtggaggagagccaGAGTCTCTGGCCTCAATGTGGAAAAGAAACTCCTTCTCGATCTCATAGTCAAAAGTTTTTAGTGCATAAAGATTACCGTTCTCTGGATTGATGGAGAACAGCATGGACATGGAGGTATTGGCTATCTCCTTCTCTAGGATGAAATAAACTAGATACTGGTTTTCATGGAGGTCAGGGTCAAAGGCAGTGAGTGAACTGAGCAAGGCCCCAGGTGCGTTATTCTCCATTACACGTATAGTAGAAAATGACTGAGGGAACTGTGGAACATTGTCATTAACATCCAGCAGCTCTAAAGTCATAGTTTCATTGTCAGATAAAGGAGGAGAACCTCTGTCTGTAACAGTGAAAGTGATGTCATATTCTGGAACCTTCTCACGGTCTAATGCCTCTGACACCACTAATTCATAATAGTTATCAGATGATTCTCTCAGTTTGAAAGGCATATTATCTGGAATATGAAGATCAACAACTCCATTGTCACCTGAGTCTTTATCACTCACACTAACTACAGCTATCACTGTGTCTAATTCTATGTTTTCATTGACTGGACTCTGAAATGATTTAATAGATATTTCTGGGTGGTTGTCGTTCATGTCTTCAACCACAATCTTTATGGTACATTGTCCTGATAAGCTATTGGCTCCATGGTCGGTGGCTATAATTTCCATATCATAAATCCTGAAATCCTCATAGTTTAACATTCCCTTGACAGTAATTTCACCAGTGGAAGGATTCAGATTaaatgtttcttgtgttttctctgacgTATATAAACTGTACGAGTATGTTATCTCAGAATTTGACCCCTCATCTAAGTCAGTTGCATTAAGATGAATAACAAGACTTCCAATGGGAGaattttccattattttaacattatacATCGATTTGTTGAATATAGGAGCATTGTCATTAGTATCCAAAACATGAACTATAACACTGGCAGTACCAGAACGAGCGGGTGTGCCTCCATCTAAAGCTGTGAGTATTAAATTATGAACAGCCTGCTGCTCCCTGTCTAAATCCTTTTTCAAGATCAGTTCAGCAAATTTCGAcccttctcttcctgtctgaacttcaatattaaaatgttcactttcacTGAGATGATACGTGTTAACTGAATTGCTTCCGACATCAGGATCAACTGCATTACTCAGAGAGAATCTCTCTCCTTTTGGTGTCGCTTCAGATATGTCTAAGTGTATGGCGTCTCTACGAAACTGTGGGGCGTTGTCGTTCATATCCAGGATTTCTACTTCTATGTTAAAAATTCGTAATGGATTTTCTAATATTACCTCCAGCCTGAGATAGCATGAAGCTGATGACTTTGTGTTGCAAATATATTCTCTGTCAATCTTCTCAACAATGTACAGTTCACCAGTCTCTTTGTTCACATCCAGATATTTCTTATTTGCAATGATGTCAAGACGCACCTTCCTCTGGTTCAATGTTTTAACGTCCAGGCTGAGATCAGTAGCAAGATTTGCTACAACTGAtccttctttcatttcctcGGGTATTGAATAAAGATTTACTGAGCTCGATATGTTACGAacgaaagaaaaaagaatgagaaCGAGCAGCACGTACCTTTTGCGAGACTCCATTGTTACAAAGAAACGTATTGTTGACTGATTTTGTATCACAGTTCAGTCTTTGTATTGTAGCTTTCTagtaatttttaattttgttgtaaaGGTCCTTATTCCAAACATATTTAACGTTTTTTAATCCGGAGTGCTAAATAGGACGAGCGCGTTTTCGTAGCGGAGTTTCAGCACCACGGATCTGTCTGGCTGATTCACAATCTTCCCTAATGTCAACAACGCACGGTCATGGCATTCATGGGCTGGTATTTTACTAATAAACAGCGCCACCCTGTAGAATTTATGAGACTTTTCTGACTGCATTTAATATGATTAGTTTAAGTATTTATATACTTTCATCAATGCGAGTTTAAATTGAGTATTGTTCCCAAGAAAGTAGATTAATGACATCCCGTGTGAGGTTAATTGATTGAgctttattaataaaaattTCTACAACATAGTCCAAAAacaaattatgactttttttcaataacagaaataaaaaaatatatatatgtgtagtAGATTCCTACCTGCAGAGTGGAAGCTGCTGAGTCACTAGTGTCTGTCACTCCTGTGCCTCTTGGTATACTGGACACGATGTATCTGGAGCCCTTTGGCACAGGCTGTCTGACCACCAGTTTTCCTTTCCTGGTCTCTGCTAGAAACAGACTGTACCAGTAGGCATCATTGGAGACCAGAGTGGAATCTGCAATGGTGGAGTTCCTCTCACTGATCACACTGTTcctgcagggaggagctgctTTGCTGGGTTTGGGTTTCTGGCACTTGAGCACGATGGTGACCAATATGGTGATGAGCAGGAGAAATGACACTGAGCCCAGACCGATCACC
Protein-coding sequences here:
- the LOC130173961 gene encoding protocadherin alpha-C2-like, which translates into the protein MEFRKRYVLLHVVLCCFVRDISTSVTHYSIPEEMKEGSVVANLATDLSLDVKTLNQRKMRLDIIANKKYLDVNKETGELYIVEKIDREYLCPTKSSALCYLKLEVILDNPVRIFNIEVEILDMNDNAPQFRRDVIHLDISEATPKGERFSLSNAVDPDVGSNSVKTYHLSESEHFNIEVQTGRDGSKFADLILTKTLDREQQAVHNLILAAVDGGTPARSGTASVIVRVLDTNDNAPVFKKTIYNFKIMENSPIGSLVIHLNATDLDEGSNSDIKYSYSLYTSEKTQDTFNLNPSTGEITVKGMLNYEDFRIYDMEVIATDHGANSLSGQCTIKILVEDMNDNHPEISIKSFQSPVNENIELDTVIAVVSVSDKDSGDNGVVDLHIPDNMPFKLRESSDNYYELVVSELLDREKVPEYDITFTVTDRGSPHLSDNETMTLELLDVNDNVPQFPQSFSTIRVMENNAPGALLSSLTAFDPDLHENQYLVYFILEKEIANTSMSMLFSINPENGNLYALKTFDYEIEKEFLFHIEARDSGSPPLSSNVTVHIIIVDQNDNAPVIVSPWRAHGSVVEEKIPRSTDKGSLVAKVIALDTDSVHNSRITYQFLQVTDATLFSLDQYNGEIRTMRMFSYRDPHHQRLVVVAKDNGEPALSATVTIKLSTVETAVKAYADMTEVPLEYDIFSDLNLYLVIGLGSVSFLLLITILVTIVLKCQKPKPSKAAPPCRNSVISERNSTIADSTLVSNDAYWYSLFLAETRKGKLVVRQPVPKGSRYIVSSIPRGTGVTDTSDSAASTLQAP
- the LOC130173525 gene encoding protocadherin alpha-C2-like isoform X7, whose amino-acid sequence is MESRKRYVLLVLILFSFVRNISSSVNLYSIPEEMKEGSVVANLATDLSLDVKTLNQRKVRLDIIANKKYLDVNKETGELYIVEKIDREYICNTKSSASCYLRLEVILENPLRIFNIEVEILDMNDNAPQFRRDAIHLDISEATPKGERFSLSNAVDPDVGSNSVNTYHLSESEHFNIEVQTGREGSKFAELILKKDLDREQQAVHNLILTALDGGTPARSGTASVIVHVLDTNDNAPIFNKSMYNVKIMENSPIGSLVIHLNATDLDEGSNSEITYSYSLYTSEKTQETFNLNPSTGEITVKGMLNYEDFRIYDMEIIATDHGANSLSGQCTIKIVVEDMNDNHPEISIKSFQSPVNENIELDTVIAVVSVSDKDSGDNGVVDLHIPDNMPFKLRESSDNYYELVVSEALDREKVPEYDITFTVTDRGSPPLSDNETMTLELLDVNDNVPQFPQSFSTIRVMENNAPGALLSSLTAFDPDLHENQYLVYFILEKEIANTSMSMLFSINPENGNLYALKTFDYEIEKEFLFHIEARDSGSPPLSSNVIVHIIIVDQNDNAPVIVSPWRAHGSVVEEKIPRSTDRGSLVAKVIALDTDSVHNSRITYQFLQVTDATLFSLDQYNGEIRTMRMFSYRDPRHQRLVVVAKDNGEPALSATVTIKLSTVETVLKAYSDMTEVPLEYDIFSDLNLYLVIGLGSVSFLLLITILVTIVLKCQKPKPSKAAPPCRNSVINERNSTIADSTLVSNDAYWYSLFLAETRKGKLVVRQPVPKGSRYIVSSIPRGTGVTDTSDSAASTLQV